A region of Triticum dicoccoides isolate Atlit2015 ecotype Zavitan unplaced genomic scaffold, WEW_v2.0 scaffold194222, whole genome shotgun sequence DNA encodes the following proteins:
- the LOC119344937 gene encoding probable disease resistance protein RF9 isoform X2 — protein MMIFLGQLNQLTTFSLSMLPNIPVEVLNIFANMPHLVDITLDQFGVLDKLPAEFPQSVRRLVLHAIVIKQDPMPILEKIPCLVVLELRGYKGQTMCCSAQGFPRLQELELGNFSTEVWRMEEGAMPKLSHLELLQCKKMSKLPEGLLHLPSLGHLKLSYMDQISEDDITLKELRRKGCEVETS, from the exons ATGATGATTTTCTTGGGCCAGCTGAATCAACTAACAACCTTCTCCTTGTCGATGCTCCCCAATATACCAGTGGAGGTGCTCAACATATTTGCAAACATGCCTCACCTGGTTGATATTACTCTTGACCAATTCGGTGTGCTGGATAAGCTGCCTGCTGAGTTCCCCCAAAGCGTACGTCGTCTTGTTCTACATGCTATTGTCATAAAACAAGACCCGATGCCGATCCTGGAGAAAATCCCCTGTCTTGTGGTTTTGGAGTTGAGGGGGTACAAAGGCCAGACCATGTGCTGCTCTGCCCAAGGGTTTCCTCGGCTGCAAGAGTTAGAACTTGGTAATTTTTCCACCGAGGTGTGGAGGATGGAGGAAGGGGCAATGCCAAAGCTCTCCCACCTGGAACTTTTGCAGTGCAAGAAGATGAGCAAGCTCCCGGAAGGATTACTGCACCTTCCATCCCTCGGTCACCTGAAGCTGAGCTATATGGACCAGATTTCTGAAGATGACATCACACTAAAGGAGCTGCGGCGGAAAGGATGCGAG GTTGAAACTAGCTAG
- the LOC119344937 gene encoding probable disease resistance protein RF9 isoform X1 — MMIFLGQLNQLTTFSLSMLPNIPVEVLNIFANMPHLVDITLDQFGVLDKLPAEFPQSVRRLVLHAIVIKQDPMPILEKIPCLVVLELRGYKGQTMCCSAQGFPRLQELELGNFSTEVWRMEEGAMPKLSHLELLQCKKMSKLPEGLLHLPSLGHLKLSYMDQISEDDITLKELRRKGCEICGTPGIHLHSRLKSGAHLTPHTPILSCPLPIHSRTHLRPRNPHDTPLSFSSLP, encoded by the exons ATGATGATTTTCTTGGGCCAGCTGAATCAACTAACAACCTTCTCCTTGTCGATGCTCCCCAATATACCAGTGGAGGTGCTCAACATATTTGCAAACATGCCTCACCTGGTTGATATTACTCTTGACCAATTCGGTGTGCTGGATAAGCTGCCTGCTGAGTTCCCCCAAAGCGTACGTCGTCTTGTTCTACATGCTATTGTCATAAAACAAGACCCGATGCCGATCCTGGAGAAAATCCCCTGTCTTGTGGTTTTGGAGTTGAGGGGGTACAAAGGCCAGACCATGTGCTGCTCTGCCCAAGGGTTTCCTCGGCTGCAAGAGTTAGAACTTGGTAATTTTTCCACCGAGGTGTGGAGGATGGAGGAAGGGGCAATGCCAAAGCTCTCCCACCTGGAACTTTTGCAGTGCAAGAAGATGAGCAAGCTCCCGGAAGGATTACTGCACCTTCCATCCCTCGGTCACCTGAAGCTGAGCTATATGGACCAGATTTCTGAAGATGACATCACACTAAAGGAGCTGCGGCGGAAAGGATGCGAG ATCTGTGGGACGCCAGGAATTCATCTTCATTCTCGTCTAAAATCTGGCGCCCACCTCACTCCCCACACTCCAATCCTCAGTTGTCCCCTTCCGATTCATTCTCGAACCCATCTCCGTCCTCGCAATCCTCATGATACCCCACTTTCCTTCTCCTCCCTCCCTTGA